The proteins below are encoded in one region of Fibrella aestuarina BUZ 2:
- a CDS encoding type I restriction endonuclease translates to MDFKDQIRQLGDRVVKLKESILTEEATKTALILPFIQCLGYDVFNPLEVVPEFISDIGTKKGEKVDYAILRDEKTPCMLIECKHWAQSLTLHDNQLLRYFHVTSARFGVLTNGIIYRFYTDLTEPNKMDEKPFLEINMLDLRDNQIEELKKFHKSYFDVEQIISTASDLKYTGELKGLIQHELANPSDMLVRHFAKQVYPGMLNAKMMDYFTGLVRKSFQHTFSDQIADRLKTALSQEEGSVATPAVETVAIDEKNGSLIVTTADELEGFYIVRALLRTKVDPTRIVHRDAQTYFAILLDDNNRKPLCRLYFNTQKKYIAFLDEAKKETRYELTGLNDIFTHEMTFSRMKNACCRRWRCTYSNHKQGPMIHHRALFTN, encoded by the coding sequence ATGGATTTCAAAGATCAGATTCGCCAATTAGGCGATCGCGTGGTTAAACTTAAAGAATCGATCCTTACCGAAGAAGCCACTAAAACGGCGCTCATTCTACCCTTTATTCAATGCCTGGGGTATGACGTCTTCAACCCCCTGGAAGTTGTCCCTGAATTCATCAGCGACATTGGCACTAAAAAAGGCGAGAAGGTTGATTACGCCATTTTGCGGGATGAGAAAACCCCCTGCATGCTTATCGAGTGCAAACACTGGGCTCAAAGCCTTACGCTGCACGACAATCAGCTTCTACGCTATTTTCATGTGACATCGGCTCGTTTTGGTGTGTTGACAAACGGTATTATTTATCGCTTCTACACCGATTTGACAGAGCCCAATAAAATGGACGAAAAGCCATTTCTGGAAATCAACATGCTCGATTTACGGGACAATCAAATTGAGGAGCTTAAGAAGTTTCATAAATCCTATTTCGATGTCGAGCAGATTATTTCGACGGCCAGCGATCTTAAATATACGGGCGAATTAAAAGGCCTGATCCAACACGAATTGGCCAATCCGTCCGACATGCTCGTGCGGCATTTTGCCAAACAGGTTTACCCCGGTATGCTCAACGCCAAAATGATGGATTATTTTACCGGTCTGGTGCGTAAATCATTTCAGCATACCTTTTCGGATCAAATTGCCGATCGCCTTAAAACAGCACTTAGCCAGGAAGAAGGCAGCGTTGCTACGCCCGCAGTCGAGACAGTAGCTATTGACGAGAAGAACGGGTCGCTGATTGTCACGACGGCCGATGAGCTGGAAGGTTTCTACATCGTGCGGGCACTGCTTCGGACCAAAGTCGATCCCACCCGTATTGTCCATCGCGACGCCCAGACCTACTTTGCCATCCTCCTCGACGACAACAATCGAAAGCCTTTATGCCGGCTTTATTTCAACACACAGAAAAAATACATCGCCTTCCTGGATGAGGCCAAGAAAGAAACCAGGTATGAGCTGACAGGTCTGAATGACATTTTCACGCATGAAATGACATTTTCACGCATGAAGAACGCCTGTTGCAGACGTTGGCGTTGTACATATAGCAACCACAAACAAGGCCCGATGATCCATCATCGGGCCTTGTTCACGAACTAG